From a region of the Nyctibius grandis isolate bNycGra1 chromosome 12, bNycGra1.pri, whole genome shotgun sequence genome:
- the CDK10 gene encoding cyclin-dependent kinase 10 isoform X5 — protein MPISSLREITLLLQLRHPNIVELKEVVVGNHLESIFLVMGYCEQDLASLLENMQTPFSEAQVKCIILQVLRGLQYLHENYIIHRDLKVSNLLMTDKGCVKIADFGLARTYGMPPKPMTPKVVTLCSATVPLSRCCALRRYRAPELLLGMTTQTTSIDMWVSPGCPWPVSTPCGSSPTTTSSTSSPGSRRPGCACSTSSSCTIPRSGRRQKTAWTAPTSRRSPCPASRSSCPPSPTTATSGRPPPALARRARPSAPSPEPWHTPARVAFLGRAAPAPWAPSPPGTAPSPPGTAPRCFPPLHWHGDSLAAAGDAPEPGRPQRGAG, from the exons ATGCCCATCAGCAGCCTGCGGGAGAtcaccctgctcctgcagctccgGCACCCCAACATCGTGGAGCTGAAGGAGGTGGTTGTAGGGAACCATCTGGAGAG CATTTTCCTGGTGATGGGCTACTGCGAGCAGGACCTGGCCAGCCTCCTCGAGAACATGCAGACACCTTTTTCAGAGGCTCAG GTGAAGTGCATCATCCTGCAAGTCCTCCGGGGCCTGCAGTACCTTCATGAGAACTACATCATCCACAG GGATCTGAAGGTGTCCAACCTGCTCATGACTGACAAAGGCTGCGTGAAGATCG CTGATTTTGGGCTGGCACGCACCTACGGGATGCCGCCGAAGCCGATGACCCCCAAAGTCGTCACGCTCTG ctctgccacagtCCCCTTGAGCCGCTGCTGTGCCCTGCGCAGGTACCGAGcgcctgagctgctgctggggatgaCGACCCAGACCACCAGCATCGACATGTG GGTTTCTCCCGGCTGCCCCTGGCCTGTCAGTACACCCTGCGGAAGCAGCCCTACAACAACCTCAAGCACAAGTTCCCCTGGCTCTCGGAGGCCGGGCTGCGCCTGCTCCACTTCCTCTTCATGTACGATCCCAAGAAGCG GGCGACGGCAAAAGACTGCCTGGACAGCTCCTACTTCAAGGAGAAGCCCCTGC CCTGCGAGCCGGAGCTCATGCCCACCTTCCCCCACCACCGCAACAAGCGGGCGGCCACCGCCAGCGCTGGCACGGAGAGCCAGGCCAAGCGCACCAAGCCCTGAGCCCTGGCACACGCCAGCCAGGGTGGCTTTCCTCGGCAGAGCAGCGCCAGCACCGTGGGCTCCATCCCCTCCCGGGACGGCTCCATCCCCTCCCGGGACGGCTCCCAGATGCTTCCCCCCGCTGCACTGGCACGGGGACAGCCTGGCTGCGGCGGGGGATGCCCCGGAGCCAGGCAGGCCCCAGCGTGGGGCTGGGTGA